Within bacterium, the genomic segment CCTTTGAACGGGCGGTCAGGTACAGTTCTTCGTTAAAACCATAAGTTCTCACATCCCGATAAAGGACATAGATGTTCATATCCGGATTCTGCTCTTTGAGTGATAAAGCCGTCTCCACGGTATGGGTACAGCAGACCTTGCTGCAATACGGCCGGTCCTTATCCCGTGAGCCAACACACTGGATAAAGACGGCGCCTCCCCTTCGTGGGTACTCGGGATGACAGATGGCGGATGGCCAATTTAAAAGCCTCGCATCCAGTTCCTGAGAGGTCATCACCCGGTCATCTTCACCGTAGAGATATTCACCTTCTGGAATATATGCCTGAGCCCCAACGGCGATAATGGCCACACCGTGTTCAATCCTTTTGACCTTTGACTTCTGACTTCTGACTTCTGTCCTAAAATTCCCCACAAATCCGGAGACTGACTCCACTTCACTATTTAGGTAGACAGAGATGTTATGGTGGCTGTTTACCTTTGCCATCAGGCTATTCAAGTAGGAGGCGACTTCCTGTCCCTGAAAATTGTGACGTAATTTAAGGGCATTACCGCCCAGTTTGTCTGACTTCTCAATCAAGGTCACCTTAAATCCCTGGTCAGCCAGGCTAAGGGCGGCTTCCATTCCGGCCACCCCACCACCAATAACTAAGCCGTCGTGGTTTAAAGTAAGATCAAATTCTCGCAGCGGTTGAAGTTTGGCCGCCTTTACGATGGCCATCCTTACCAGGTCTTTGGCTTTGGCCGTAGCATTTTCAGGCTCATTCTGATGCACCCATGAATCTTGATCTCGAATATTGGCCATTTCAAACAAGAATTTATTCAGGCCAGCCTCCCGGCATGTATCCCGGAAAAGCGGCTCATGGGTCCTGGGGGTACAGGCCGCCACAACCACCCGGTTTAACCCTTTTTGGCGGATTACCTCTTTCATCCTCTCCTGGGTATCCTGAGAACAGGTGTATAAGGCATTTTCAACATATCCAACAAAGGGAAGACCGGCCGCATAAGCTCTAACAGCCTCAACATCAACCACGCCTGCAATATTAACCCCACAGTGACAGACCCAAACCCCAATCCTGGGCGGCTGACCGGCAATGTTGATTTCAGGAGGCACCTCTTTTGTTTTTACCAGCGTCCCGCGCGCTTCGGCCAGGACCGCCGAGGCTTCACAAGCCGCCGCACTTGCCTCCATCACTGAATAAGGAATATCCTTTGGCCCATGTAATGCCCCGCAGACAAAAATACCCTCTCTTGAGGTCTTAACCGGTGCAAAGCCGTCTGTCTGGCAAAAGCTATGCGCATTAAGTTTAAGGCCCAGCCGGCCGGCCAGTTCCACTGCCTCCCTCACAGGCTCAAGCCCAATCGAAAGCACCACCATATCAAACACTTCTTCCCTGATTTGCCTGTCTTCATCCGTAAAAATAAGCCTCAGGCGCTCACCCTCATCCCCTACCGGATCAATGGTATGAATCCGGCTTCTGACGAAACGAACACCGTGTTCTTCCCGGGCGCGGTTGTAATATCTTTCAAATTCCTTGCCATAAGTCCGCATATCCATAAAGAATATAGCGGCCTCAAGCGGATGATCGGCGTGTTCTTTGGCGATTACCGCCTCTTTGATGGCATACATGCAGCAGACAGCCGAACAGTAGGTATTCTTACAGTGAGTTTGATCCCTGGAACCAACACACTGGAGCCAGGCAATCTTTTCAGGGTGTTTTTTGTTGGAAGGTTTAAGCAGATGCCCCTGGTTAGGCCCAGAGGCGCTTAGAAACCGCTCAAACTCCATACTGGTCACCACATTGGGATATCTTCCATATCCATAAGTGTCGTAGGCAGCAGGATCAAAAGGACTAAACCCTGGCGCCATAATTATTGAGCCGACATTAATATCAACCTTCTCTTTCTTATCCTCAAAATTTATGGCCTCACTGGCACAAAACTTCTCACAAAGACCGCATTTCTTCCCTTTAGCCAGCCGGAGGCATTTTTTGTCATCAATAACATATTTTAAAGGAACAGCCTGGGGATATTTGACGTAAATCGACTTGCGAGTGGAAAGCCCCATATCATATTCGTTAGGGACCTTAACCGGACATTTTTCAGCGCAGATGCCGCAGCCGATACATTTGTTCGGATCAACGTATTTGGGATGTTTAGTAACCGTTACCGTAAAGCTGCCGGCTTCTCCGCTGACATTCTCCACCTCTGACAGGGTGAGGAGCTCAATATTGAGGTTCTTGCCGCAATCAACCAGTTTGGGCGAGAGGATACACATGGAGCAATCATTGGTGGGAAAGGTCTTATCCAGTTGAGACATTACCCCGCCAATGGCCGGGGATTTTTCAACCAGATAAACATAATAGCCGGAATCCGCTAAGTCCAATGAAGTCTGAACACCCGCAATTCCGCCGCCCACTACCATGACCGAACCGATTGTCTTTTTGATTGGTTTGTTACTCATTGTAACGCCCCTTCCCCTTACATAGCAATATCTGTAAAGCCTTCCACCTTCAGTCTATCCACCTGATCGGTAAATGGCCCCAACGATAAT encodes:
- a CDS encoding FAD-dependent oxidoreductase, giving the protein MSNKPIKKTIGSVMVVGGGIAGVQTSLDLADSGYYVYLVEKSPAIGGVMSQLDKTFPTNDCSMCILSPKLVDCGKNLNIELLTLSEVENVSGEAGSFTVTVTKHPKYVDPNKCIGCGICAEKCPVKVPNEYDMGLSTRKSIYVKYPQAVPLKYVIDDKKCLRLAKGKKCGLCEKFCASEAINFEDKKEKVDINVGSIIMAPGFSPFDPAAYDTYGYGRYPNVVTSMEFERFLSASGPNQGHLLKPSNKKHPEKIAWLQCVGSRDQTHCKNTYCSAVCCMYAIKEAVIAKEHADHPLEAAIFFMDMRTYGKEFERYYNRAREEHGVRFVRSRIHTIDPVGDEGERLRLIFTDEDRQIREEVFDMVVLSIGLEPVREAVELAGRLGLKLNAHSFCQTDGFAPVKTSREGIFVCGALHGPKDIPYSVMEASAAACEASAVLAEARGTLVKTKEVPPEINIAGQPPRIGVWVCHCGVNIAGVVDVEAVRAYAAGLPFVGYVENALYTCSQDTQERMKEVIRQKGLNRVVVAACTPRTHEPLFRDTCREAGLNKFLFEMANIRDQDSWVHQNEPENATAKAKDLVRMAIVKAAKLQPLREFDLTLNHDGLVIGGGVAGMEAALSLADQGFKVTLIEKSDKLGGNALKLRHNFQGQEVASYLNSLMAKVNSHHNISVYLNSEVESVSGFVGNFRTEVRSQKSKVKRIEHGVAIIAVGAQAYIPEGEYLYGEDDRVMTSQELDARLLNWPSAICHPEYPRRGGAVFIQCVGSRDKDRPYCSKVCCTHTVETALSLKEQNPDMNIYVLYRDVRTYGFNEELYLTARSKGVIFIRYKEDDKPEVKKGDTGLEVLVTDPVVGRKVRLQADFVCLSPAIVANPVKDLAQHFKVPLNEDGFFLEAHMKLRPVDFATEGVFVAGLAHYPKPLGESIAQAKAAAARASTVLSKKVIMVGEEIAYIDQNLCAGCGLCENVCAYKAIEMNENGKAEIKEALCKGCGTCVATCRMAAPRLYGFSDEQVLAMVETAGSG